The following are from one region of the Gambusia affinis linkage group LG02, SWU_Gaff_1.0, whole genome shotgun sequence genome:
- the LOC122821074 gene encoding secretory carrier-associated membrane protein 5-like has translation MADTEPNFPPLPGFVPLKPCFYQNFEEIPEQHRSMCKKMYNLWILNSATLAVNFIACFAWMFGGGGVTNFGLSLIWLLMFTPCSYVCWFRPIYKAFKSDSSFNFMLFFFVFMAQVGISIIQSIGIPGWGVCGWLATISFFSYNIFIALVMLIPTIMFTAVASLSFIALTKIHNFYRGTGASMSKAQEEWATGAWKNPHVQAAAQQAAMGAAAGAMQDQFSSPQYNDNQM, from the exons ATGGCTG ataCGGAGCCCAATTTCCCTCCTCTGCCCGGGTTTGTTCCTCTGAAGCCCTGTTTCTACCAAAACTTCGAGGAAATCCCTGAGCAGCACCGCAGCATGTGCAAGAAAATGTACAACCTGTGGATCT TGAACAGTGCCACCCTTGCAGTAAATTTCATCGCCTGCTTTGCTTGGATGTTTGGCGGCGGTGGAGTCACCAACTTTGGGTTATCCCTCATCTGGCTCCTGATGTTCACCCCCTGCTCCTATGTGTGTTGGTTCAGGCCCATTTACAAGGCATTCAA gtctgacaGCTCCTTCAACTTCATGCtgttcttctttgtgtttatgGCCCAAGTTGGAATCAGCATCATCCAGAGCATCGGTATCCCAGGGTGGGGAGTATG cggCTGGTTAGCCACCATCTCCTTCTTCAGCTATAACATTTTCATTGCTTTAGTCATGCTCATCCCCACAATCATGTTCACGGCTGTGGCCTCGCTGTCCTTCATTGCACTCACCAAG ATCCATAACTTCTATCGCGGCACTGGGGCGAGCATGTCCAAAGCTCAGGAGGAGTGGGCTACGGGAGCCTGGAAGAACCCGCACGTCCAGGCGGCGGCCCAGCAGGCCGCCATGGGGGCAGCTGCCGGAGCCATGCAGGATCAATTCTCCAGCCCGCAGTACAACGACAACCAGATGTAG